Proteins from a single region of Clostridia bacterium:
- a CDS encoding nucleoside deaminase, with amino-acid sequence MKNAFMEAAVAEAKKAAAEGEVPVGAVIVRNGEIIAAGRNSCETDGDPRLHAEMVAIGRACEAVGGWRLSDCDIYVTLEPCPMCAGALLNARIRRIYFGAYDAKNGACGSVCDVGVMGFTHKPEIYGGICADECAAVLSEFFGEKR; translated from the coding sequence ATGAAAAACGCATTTATGGAAGCCGCCGTCGCGGAGGCGAAGAAGGCCGCCGCGGAGGGCGAAGTGCCGGTCGGCGCGGTGATAGTGCGTAACGGCGAAATAATCGCGGCGGGACGGAACTCCTGCGAAACGGACGGCGACCCGCGCCTTCACGCGGAGATGGTCGCGATCGGCCGCGCCTGCGAAGCGGTCGGCGGCTGGCGCCTTTCCGACTGCGATATATACGTTACGTTAGAGCCGTGCCCGATGTGCGCCGGCGCGCTGCTGAACGCACGAATACGCCGCATCTACTTCGGCGCCTACGACGCGAAAAACGGCGCCTGCGGTTCCGTCTGCGACGTCGGCGTGATGGGATTCACCCACAAGCCCGAGATTTACGGCGGGATATGCGCCGACGAGTGCGCGGCGGTGCTTTCGGAGTTTTTCGGAGAAAAAAGATAA